One stretch of Harmonia axyridis chromosome 1, icHarAxyr1.1, whole genome shotgun sequence DNA includes these proteins:
- the LOC123681387 gene encoding ATPase H(+)-transporting accessory protein 2, producing the protein MFIHSIFLVAILIGVNSNGEFSVLNYPKSVSFKGHDHLKESTIKEVFFATLGFSNSQFSNWKGLYINDPFNLAEGIATVVVEGLPTIDQPKGHHFPLKTDTEDDSIFYTLKDGINLRYPEAKTQIIHVDLANNLEDQQDSNLFKDIKIEKPKKNTYLKNEAENREFLKDIDLLNAIAEKVPSNIKSDGIPDLFWFKLSSLHPVVDLYGENSTEVKEAKHLLNEALLRLNDAFRQAYNGAVLFSVITSDVSHTRRTRSILATDNERDLNLASDYSEDYPVIFNIVLWLCVVLGFSLLAIALVIGNMDPGRDSIIYRMTNPRMKKDN; encoded by the exons ATGTTCATACATTCAATATTCTTAGTAGCAATATTAATAGGAG TGAACTCAAATGgagaattttctgttttaaattACCCAAAAAGTGTATCATTCAAAGGGCATGATCATTTAAAAGAAAGTACTATAAAAGAAGTTTTCTTCGCTACATTGGGCTTCTCAAATTCACAGTTTTCAAATTGGAAAGGATTATACATAAATGATCCTTTCAATTTAGCAGAAGGGATTGCTACTGTAGTCGTAGAGGGTTTGCCTACAATCGATCAACCTAAAGGGCATCATTTCCCTTTGAAAACCGATACTGAAGACGATTCTATCTTTTACACTCTCAAAGATGGTATTAACTTAAGGTATCCCGAAGCTAAAACCCAGATTATTCATGTTGATCTAGCTAACAACCTTGAAGAT CAACAAGACAGCAACTTATTCAAGGATATTAAAATTGAGAAACCAAAGAAAAATacctatttgaaaaatgaagcaGAGAATAGGGAGTTTTTGAAAGATATCGACTTATTGAATGCTATTGCAGAAAAG GTTCCTAGCAATATCAAATCTGATGGCATACCAGATCTCTTCTGGTTCAAATTATCAAGTCTGCATCCTGTTGTGGATTTGTATGGGGAAAATTCAACCGAAGTAAAAGAAGCTAAACATCTGCTTAATGAAGCACTTTTAAGATTGAATGACGCGTTCAGGCAAGCATATAATGGAGCTGTGCTCTTCTCCGTCATCACTAGTGATGTCAGCCATACCAGAAGAACCAGAAGTATTCTAGCTACTGATAAT GAACGTGATCTAAACCTTGCTTCAGATTATTCAGAAGACTACCCTGTGATTTTCAACATCGTTTTATGGCTCTGCGTAGTTTTAGGGTTTTCCTTACTTGCTATTGCACTCGTTATTGGTAATATGGATCCTGGAAGAGATTCGATTATTTATCGCATGACTAATCCTAGAATGAAAAAAGATAACTAA
- the LOC123681403 gene encoding NADH dehydrogenase [ubiquinone] 1 beta subcomplex subunit 8, mitochondrial, which produces MAPLHLAKMINPLSKLSLANSKVILSSVRQHWNKDFKPGPYPKTEAERLAAAKRYNVHPSEYAAYRDDGTGYGDYPRFKAESGDFKDPNYPWDFPELKRNFNEPMHVQFDLIREDRYDVNARHLSSCKEQFLQLIGALSFFFGIIWIAEHFKTFQPLVPKQYPEEGKKHYTFD; this is translated from the coding sequence ATGGCGCCTCTTCATCTGGCTAAAATGATTAATCCTCTGTCAAAATTGTCTCTGGCTAATTCCAAAGTAATTTTATCTTCAGTAAGACAACACTGGAATAAAGATTTCAAACCTGGACCTTATCCCAAAACAGAAGCTGAGAGATTAGCTGCTGCTAAAAGATATAATGTGCATCCGTCAGAATATGCCGCATACCGTGATGATGGAACAGGTTATGGAGATTATCCTAGATTCAAAGCTGAGTCCGGAGACTTCAAAGACCCCAATTATCCCTGGGATTTCCCTGAATTAAAAAGGAACTTCAATGAGCCCATGCATGTTCAATTTGATTTAATAAGGGAAGATCGATATGATGTGAATGCTAGACATCTCTCGTCTTGTAAAGAACAGTTTCTCCAATTGATTGGTGCATTATCATTTTTCTTTGGAATAATTTGGATTGCAGAACATTTCAAAACTTTCCAACCATTAGTACCCAAACAATATCCTGAAGAAGGAAAGAAACATTATACTTTTGATTGA
- the LOC123681421 gene encoding 28S ribosomal protein S24, mitochondrial has translation MALCPHLTKFVSERLRVCSLANRFIHTSSTFQKNQSGRYKKTLKGDFPLTYEMANPPHAIAHRKSWNSWNTTNLDGGLRASETAVEDVFIRKFMVGTWHALFVSEIIIKRQHNIIRIAGIIRRSINARKMYFLIGYTEELLSFWLQCPVKLELQTVQDKKDVIFKYI, from the exons atGGCGTTGTGTCCACACTTAACGAAATTT GTTTCTGAAAGATTGAGAGTTTGCTCATTAGCCAACAGATTTATACACACTTcttcaacttttcaaaaaaatcaatcgGGACGTTACAAGAAAACACTCAAAGGAGATTTCCCTTTAACATATGAAATGGCAAATCCTCCCCATGCTATAGCTCACAGAAAGTCGTGGAATTCATGGAATACAA CTAATTTGGATGGAGGTTTAAGAGCATCTGAAACAGCAGTTGAAGATGTATTTATAAGAAAATTTATGGTCGGTACATGGCATGCATTATTTGTTAgcgaaattataataaaaagacAGCACAATATCATTAGGATTGCCGGAATAATAAGAAGAAGTATTAATGCAAGAAAGATGTATTTTTTGATAGGGTATACAGAGGAATTATTGAGCTTTTGGCTTCAATGTCCAGTTAAATTAGAATTACAAACTGTACAAGATAAGAAAGATGTTATATTCAAGTATATTTAA